In one window of Streptomyces sp. FXJ1.172 DNA:
- a CDS encoding flavin reductase family protein yields the protein MGHAGAAAAAVRYLGRRAVEPLPRPELRCVREDERAPVEPGEFRRVLGHFATGVTVITAPGAEDEAGPAGFACQSFSSLSLEPPLVCFLVGRTSATWPRIARAGVFCVNVLGAGQAELCRAFAVSGAAKFAGVAYDAAPVSGSPRLAGTAAWIDCTVHAVHTGGDHLIVVGRVDALGARGDGEPLLFHRGRFAWIGS from the coding sequence ATGGGACACGCAGGGGCGGCGGCAGCCGCCGTCCGGTATCTGGGGCGAAGGGCCGTGGAGCCGTTGCCGCGGCCGGAATTGCGGTGCGTCCGGGAGGACGAGCGGGCACCGGTGGAGCCGGGCGAGTTCCGCCGGGTGCTGGGCCACTTCGCGACCGGGGTCACGGTCATCACCGCCCCCGGCGCCGAGGACGAAGCGGGCCCCGCCGGCTTCGCCTGCCAGTCCTTCTCCTCCCTCTCCCTCGAACCGCCCCTGGTCTGCTTCCTGGTGGGCCGCACGTCGGCCACCTGGCCGCGGATCGCCCGGGCCGGCGTCTTCTGTGTCAACGTGCTCGGCGCAGGCCAGGCCGAGCTGTGCCGGGCCTTCGCGGTGAGCGGCGCAGCCAAGTTCGCGGGGGTGGCCTACGACGCGGCGCCCGTCTCCGGGTCGCCGCGCCTGGCCGGCACCGCCGCCTGGATCGACTGCACCGTCCACGCCGTGCACACCGGCGGCGACCACCTGATCGTCGTGGGCCGGGTGGACGCCCTGGGCGCGAGGGGCGACGGCGAGCCCCTGCTGTTCCACCGGGGGCGGTTCGCCTGGATCGGTTCCTAG
- a CDS encoding MFS transporter, translating into MTQTSPAAAPAQAAPPARHHRVHRAWFVAAVTFVTIIGAAAFRSLPGLLIDPLHQEFGWSRGTIGAAVSINLALYGLTAPFAAALMDRFGIRRVVAVALTVIAAGSGLTVWMTAAWQLWLCWGLLVGLGSGSMALAFAATVTNRWFTERRGLVSGILTAASASGQLIFLPVLSWIVEHHSWRPAAVTVALAALAVVPFVWILLRDHPADIGVKPYGAREFLPKPPPVTGAARRTLTVLSTAVRTGTFWLLAGTFAICGASTNGLIQTHFVPAEHDHGMPVTTAASLLAVIGVFDVAGTIASGWFTDRFEPRRLLAVYYALRGLSLLFLPMLLGPAVHPPMLFFIVFYGLDWVATVPPTLALCREQFGEDSAIVFGWVLASHQIGAALVAYLGGLARDVFGSYDLVWYAAGTLCAAAALMSLVIRRPAALAPPAAAA; encoded by the coding sequence GTGACTCAGACAAGCCCAGCCGCAGCCCCCGCCCAGGCCGCCCCGCCCGCGCGGCACCACCGTGTGCACCGCGCCTGGTTCGTCGCCGCCGTCACCTTCGTCACGATCATCGGCGCGGCCGCCTTCCGTTCCCTGCCCGGCCTGCTCATCGACCCGCTGCACCAGGAGTTCGGCTGGTCGCGCGGCACGATCGGCGCGGCGGTCTCCATCAACCTCGCGCTCTACGGCCTCACCGCCCCCTTCGCCGCCGCGCTGATGGACCGGTTCGGCATCCGCCGGGTGGTCGCCGTCGCGCTGACCGTGATCGCGGCCGGCTCGGGCCTGACCGTGTGGATGACGGCGGCCTGGCAGCTGTGGCTGTGCTGGGGTCTGCTGGTGGGCCTCGGCTCCGGCTCGATGGCGCTCGCCTTCGCGGCGACGGTCACCAACCGCTGGTTCACCGAGCGGCGCGGCCTGGTCAGCGGCATCCTGACCGCCGCGTCCGCCTCCGGCCAGCTGATCTTCCTGCCGGTGCTGTCCTGGATCGTCGAGCACCACAGCTGGCGTCCGGCCGCCGTGACGGTCGCCCTGGCCGCCCTCGCGGTGGTCCCGTTCGTCTGGATCCTGCTCCGCGACCACCCGGCCGACATCGGTGTGAAGCCCTACGGCGCACGGGAGTTCCTGCCCAAGCCGCCGCCGGTCACCGGTGCCGCCCGCCGGACCCTCACCGTGCTGTCCACCGCGGTCCGCACCGGCACGTTCTGGCTGCTCGCCGGCACCTTCGCGATCTGCGGCGCCTCCACCAACGGCCTGATCCAGACCCACTTCGTGCCCGCCGAGCACGACCACGGCATGCCGGTCACCACGGCGGCCTCGCTGCTCGCGGTCATCGGCGTGTTCGACGTGGCCGGCACGATCGCCTCCGGCTGGTTCACCGACCGCTTCGAACCGCGCCGCCTGCTCGCGGTGTACTACGCCCTGCGCGGCCTCTCCCTGCTCTTTCTCCCGATGCTGCTGGGCCCGGCCGTCCACCCCCCGATGCTCTTCTTCATCGTCTTCTACGGCCTCGACTGGGTGGCCACCGTCCCGCCCACCCTGGCCCTGTGCCGGGAGCAGTTCGGTGAGGACAGCGCCATCGTCTTCGGCTGGGTGCTCGCCTCCCACCAGATCGGCGCGGCCCTGGTCGCCTACCTCGGCGGCCTCGCCCGCGACGTCTTCGGCTCCTACGACCTCGTCTGGTACGCCGCCGGCACCCTGTGCGCCGCGGCGGCCCTGATGTCCCTGGTGATCCGCCGCCCGGCCGCACTGGCCCCGCCGGCGGCGGCAGCCTGA